One window from the genome of Immundisolibacter sp. encodes:
- a CDS encoding DUF2857 domain-containing protein, protein MSAPHPLNQAVIAQALHDLRNGQLRRCKAMGFGEEELDALKHPELVSMLVNATVSWCSVSVNREVLKRLLSQVHDVAREIATVDRMLRLGASTEMVGKFYGLTHQEVALRRDILGLPKRKGRHPVLDEAQDVALWERWKAGVAERHIALNDDMAMLALTMDLAEALSLPMSVVWAAIRNWIDQGLV, encoded by the coding sequence ATGTCGGCGCCGCACCCGCTCAACCAGGCCGTGATCGCCCAGGCCCTGCATGACTTGCGCAACGGCCAACTGCGCCGCTGCAAGGCCATGGGCTTCGGCGAGGAGGAGCTGGACGCGCTGAAGCATCCCGAACTCGTGAGCATGCTGGTGAATGCCACGGTGTCGTGGTGTTCGGTGTCGGTGAACCGGGAGGTGCTGAAGCGGCTGCTGAGCCAGGTGCACGACGTGGCGCGGGAGATCGCCACGGTGGACCGCATGCTGCGCCTGGGGGCGAGCACGGAGATGGTCGGCAAGTTCTACGGCCTCACGCATCAGGAAGTGGCGCTGCGCCGCGACATCCTTGGGCTGCCCAAGCGCAAGGGCCGGCATCCGGTGCTCGACGAGGCGCAGGACGTGGCCTTGTGGGAGCGCTGGAAGGCCGGCGTCGCCGAGCGCCATATCGCCCTGAACGACGACATGGCGATGCTGGCACTGACCATGGACCTGGCCGAGGCGCTGAGCCTGCCGATGTCGGTGGTGTGGGCGGCGATACGCAACTGGATCGACCAGGGGCTGGTGTAG
- a CDS encoding STY4528 family pathogenicity island replication protein, whose protein sequence is MTTDGAPRRKGPVALSALFDEALRQLQPAQGTAPAADGFLYSGNRHESVPRRLFLDRRLTPLERNAWQVFRLQLNDDGVTAFPTYDQLRPYLASMPCAAQASHETVARALTLLRLTRWLSLVRRRRDPKTGRIQGNLYVLHDEPLSPFEAMQLDPDYLGLVSQALAHAAKAVQVVGMNTLREITEDPLLSGRTLPTRLQVLAQRMARHGWTTQGSPQEGADHESEEGQEAPLRNGARPSSESEAGPKPAPDGPLRIPKEDRTVRNDRISEVRTVPRARALQNLRLPEGFLRLKDEQQAGALVALQQVDEAQRQAVLDEWAARCHNSAVRNPAGYLFGIIQKAIRGEFKAWAGTDAAAPLAPRAAGPASSSSPSASRPADPEVARAYLARLRSALRDP, encoded by the coding sequence ATGACCACGGACGGCGCACCACGGCGTAAAGGCCCCGTTGCGCTGTCCGCGCTTTTCGACGAGGCGCTGCGGCAGCTGCAGCCAGCGCAGGGAACGGCACCGGCCGCCGACGGTTTCCTCTACAGCGGCAACCGCCATGAGAGCGTCCCGCGCAGGCTGTTCCTCGACCGGCGCCTGACGCCGCTGGAGCGCAATGCCTGGCAGGTGTTCCGCCTGCAGCTCAACGACGACGGCGTGACCGCCTTTCCCACTTACGACCAACTCCGCCCCTATCTGGCGTCCATGCCCTGTGCGGCGCAAGCCTCGCACGAGACCGTGGCGCGCGCCCTGACGCTGCTGCGGCTGACGCGCTGGCTCAGCCTGGTGCGGCGGCGGCGCGATCCCAAGACCGGCCGCATCCAGGGCAACCTCTACGTGCTGCACGACGAACCGCTGTCGCCCTTCGAGGCGATGCAGCTCGACCCGGACTACCTGGGCCTGGTGAGTCAGGCGCTCGCGCACGCCGCGAAGGCGGTGCAGGTCGTGGGCATGAACACGCTGCGGGAGATCACCGAAGACCCGCTGCTCAGCGGGCGCACGCTGCCGACCCGTCTGCAAGTGCTGGCGCAGCGCATGGCGCGGCATGGCTGGACGACGCAAGGTTCTCCACAGGAGGGTGCGGACCACGAATCCGAAGAAGGCCAGGAGGCCCCGCTTCGGAATGGCGCGCGCCCGTCTTCGGAATCCGAAGCAGGGCCGAAACCCGCGCCGGACGGCCCTCTTCGGATTCCGAAGGAGGACCGTACAGTACGTAATGATCGTATAAGTGAAGTACGTACAGTACCGCGCGCGAGGGCCTTGCAGAACCTGCGGCTGCCCGAGGGTTTCCTGCGCCTGAAGGACGAGCAGCAGGCCGGCGCGCTGGTGGCGCTGCAGCAGGTGGACGAAGCGCAGCGGCAGGCCGTTCTCGACGAGTGGGCGGCACGCTGCCACAACAGCGCGGTGCGCAACCCGGCCGGCTACCTGTTCGGCATCATCCAGAAGGCGATCCGCGGAGAGTTCAAGGCGTGGGCGGGCACCGACGCAGCAGCGCCGCTCGCGCCGCGAGCTGCGGGGCCCGCGTCATCGTCGTCGCCTTCGGCCTCCCGCCCAGCCGACCCCGAGGTGGCGCGCGCCTACCTCGCACGGCTGCGTTCAGCCTTGCGCGATCCCTGA